GACCGCGACGAGCATGTCGGCATCGTCGGCGCCGGCTTGACGCAGCACGGTCGGGAACGACGCACGCCCTTGCACCGTGCGGATGTCCAGGCGGTCGCCCAGATTGCGCAGGCGCTCGGCATCGGTGTCGACCACGGTGATGTCGTTGGCTTCGCTGGCCAGGTGTTCAGCCAACGTGCCACCGACCTGCCCTGCCCCGAGGATGATGATTTTCATCCGGTCACTCCCTTAAAACCATTCAGCCGCGCGCGGCGGCGATCTTGATCAGTTTGGCGTAGTAGAAGCCATCATGCCCACCTTCCTGCGCGAGCAATTGGCGACCGTGCGGTTGCTTGATGCCGGCCGTGGTCGCGAGGTCCAGTTCCCGTGCGCCGCTGGTGCGGGCGAGGAAGGCTTGGATGACCTCGGTATTCTCGGTGGGCAAGGTGGAACAGGTGGCATAAAGCAGAATGCCGCCGACTTCCAGGGTGGGCCACAGTGCGTCGAGCAGTTCGCCCTGCAACACGGCCAGAGCGGCGATGTCGTCAGGTTGGCGGGTCAGCTTGATATCCGGGTGGCGGCGGATCACGCCGGTGGCCGAACAGGGCGCATCCAGCAGGATGCGCTGGAACGGTTTGCCGTCCCACCAAGTGGCGGTGTCACGTCCGTCGGCGGCGATCAGCTCGGCGCTCAAACCCAGGCGTGCGAGGTTTTCCCGTACGCGCGCCAGGCGTTTGGCTTCCAGGTCGACCGCTACCACACCGCCCAGGTCCTTTTCGACTTCCAGAATGTGGCAAGTTTTACCGCCCGGCGCGCAGCAGGCGTCCAAGACGCGTTGGCCGGGTGCCAGGTCGAGCAGGTCGGCGGCCAGTTGTGCGGCCTCGTCCTGCACGCTGATCCAACCGTCGGCAAAGCCCGGCAGGCTGCGCACGTCGGTGGCGACTTCGAGCACGATCCCGTCGATGCTGTACACGCACGGCGCGGCGTTGATGCCGGCCTCGGTGAGCAGTTGCAGGTAGGCGTCGCGGCTGTGATGGCGACGGTTGACGCGCAGGATCATCGGCGGATGGGCATTGTTCGCCGCGCAAATGGCTTCCCATTGCTGCGGCCAGAACGCCTTCAGGGATTTTTGCAGCCAGCGCGGATGCGCGGTGCGCACCACCGGGTCATGTTCCAGCTCGGCCAGCAGCTCTTCGCTTTCGCGCTGGGCGCGGCGCAGCACGGCATTGAGCAGGGCCTTGGCCCAGGGTTTTTTCAGTTTGTCGGCGCAGCCCACCGTTTCACCAATGGCGGCGTGGGCCGGTACGCGGGTATAGAGCAGTTGGTAG
This genomic stretch from Pseudomonas orientalis harbors:
- the rsmB gene encoding 16S rRNA (cytosine(967)-C(5))-methyltransferase RsmB; the encoded protein is MNPRLAAAKALAAVLNGKASLNSSLPTQMDKVEDRDRGFTQDLAFGTARWQPRLSALATKLLQKPFKAADADVEALLLVGLYQLLYTRVPAHAAIGETVGCADKLKKPWAKALLNAVLRRAQRESEELLAELEHDPVVRTAHPRWLQKSLKAFWPQQWEAICAANNAHPPMILRVNRRHHSRDAYLQLLTEAGINAAPCVYSIDGIVLEVATDVRSLPGFADGWISVQDEAAQLAADLLDLAPGQRVLDACCAPGGKTCHILEVEKDLGGVVAVDLEAKRLARVRENLARLGLSAELIAADGRDTATWWDGKPFQRILLDAPCSATGVIRRHPDIKLTRQPDDIAALAVLQGELLDALWPTLEVGGILLYATCSTLPTENTEVIQAFLARTSGARELDLATTAGIKQPHGRQLLAQEGGHDGFYYAKLIKIAAARG